A single window of Helicobacter pylori NCTC 11637 = CCUG 17874 = ATCC 43504 = JCM 12093 DNA harbors:
- a CDS encoding DUF3240 family protein, which yields MLALEIYIDICLKDALIDYLFEKGFDDFFYVECYKYAASSLLLSQKEQVSGRKDYAKFKLFLSEEVALSLAQALKNQFASKDMKLFYSQTHGL from the coding sequence ATGCTCGCTTTAGAAATTTATATTGATATTTGTTTGAAAGACGCTTTAATAGATTATTTGTTTGAAAAAGGCTTTGATGATTTTTTTTATGTGGAGTGCTATAAATACGCCGCTTCTTCGTTGCTTTTAAGCCAAAAAGAGCAGGTGAGCGGGCGTAAAGATTACGCTAAATTCAAGCTTTTTTTAAGCGAGGAAGTCGCTTTATCTCTAGCCCAAGCTTTAAAAAACCAGTTCGCTTCTAAAGACATGAAATTGTTTTATTCTCAAACGCATGGGTTGTAA